A window of the Deinococcus sp. Marseille-Q6407 genome harbors these coding sequences:
- a CDS encoding carboxymuconolactone decarboxylase family protein encodes MTVPDSSKARRLSAHTVESAPEGSRAQLEAVQKRNGGYLPNLLGVLSNSPTVLESYLTLSKLNGKTSLTPDEREVVQLMAATTHGCSFCVAGHTLTAQKTTKLSAEDIEALRGHKTLQDSKLAALASYTSAVIANRGAVSDEELQAFFGAGYDQAQALEVVLGVGLATICNFGNNVAQTTLNPELEPYRWDGLS; translated from the coding sequence ATGACTGTTCCTGATTCCAGCAAAGCCCGCCGACTAAGTGCCCACACCGTAGAGTCTGCCCCAGAAGGGTCACGCGCCCAGCTGGAAGCGGTGCAAAAGCGCAACGGCGGTTACCTGCCCAACCTGCTGGGCGTGCTGTCCAACTCGCCCACGGTGCTGGAAAGCTACCTGACCCTGTCCAAACTGAACGGCAAAACCAGCCTGACCCCTGATGAGCGCGAAGTGGTACAGCTGATGGCCGCTACCACGCACGGTTGCTCCTTTTGCGTCGCTGGACACACCTTGACGGCGCAGAAAACGACCAAGCTAAGCGCAGAGGATATTGAGGCACTGCGCGGTCACAAAACGCTGCAAGACAGCAAACTGGCCGCACTGGCCAGCTATACCAGCGCCGTGATCGCCAACCGTGGAGCTGTCTCAGACGAGGAGCTGCAAGCTTTCTTCGGCGCCGGCTATGACCAGGCACAGGCCCTGGAAGTGGTGCTGGGGGTGGGCCTGGCAACCATCTGCAACTTTGGCAACAACGTGGCTCAGACCACGCTGAACCCCGAACTGGAACCTTATCGCTGGGACGGCCTGAGCTAA
- a CDS encoding acyl-CoA dehydrogenase family protein, protein MSRFTELHQWLEGHAAQLDAGDPQVSTELLPQLASAGLFRLGVPTEYGGAGGSITEAIEALADVAERSLTAAFVGWGQRTFIEYLLTGRSSGPLREQLLPGLLSGEIAGASGLSNAMKFLSGIEQISLSGRPDAAGWTVDGALPWVTNLRTQDQGFWAAAMVATPAGSPHPLVAVSLAHTPGLTRTPDLDLVALRGSATAQLHFEQAQVAEHHVLDPDAADYLPRVRPAFLGLQLALPLGLARRSLAEARSRLACFDTSVLHGPVADTQAELDALSQQLYSGLAAGKFVQDCAELFRLKVALVETAGRAVDLELQATGGLAYLSGRADGLMRRWREQAFLPLITPSVVQLQTQLAQAGQPYTGTPTRQAAV, encoded by the coding sequence ATGAGCCGATTCACTGAACTGCATCAATGGTTAGAGGGCCATGCGGCCCAGCTGGACGCGGGAGATCCGCAAGTCAGCACTGAGCTGCTGCCGCAACTGGCCTCGGCTGGCCTGTTTCGCCTGGGGGTGCCCACGGAATACGGCGGCGCAGGTGGTTCCATCACCGAAGCGATTGAAGCGCTGGCCGATGTGGCCGAGCGCAGCCTGACGGCGGCCTTTGTCGGCTGGGGCCAGCGCACCTTTATCGAGTATCTGCTCACGGGCCGAAGTTCGGGGCCGCTGCGCGAGCAGCTGCTGCCCGGCCTGCTCAGCGGCGAGATCGCCGGGGCCAGTGGCCTGAGCAATGCCATGAAGTTTCTGTCGGGCATCGAGCAGATCAGCCTGAGCGGTAGACCTGACGCCGCAGGATGGACGGTAGACGGCGCGCTGCCCTGGGTCACCAATCTCCGCACGCAGGACCAGGGGTTCTGGGCCGCTGCTATGGTCGCCACGCCCGCCGGCTCTCCGCATCCTCTGGTTGCAGTCAGCCTGGCGCACACGCCTGGCCTGACCCGCACGCCCGACCTGGACCTGGTGGCCCTGCGCGGCAGTGCGACGGCGCAGCTTCATTTCGAGCAGGCTCAGGTGGCAGAGCATCATGTGCTGGACCCCGACGCCGCCGACTACCTGCCACGGGTTCGCCCGGCCTTTTTGGGCCTGCAACTCGCCCTGCCACTGGGCCTGGCCCGCCGCTCCCTGGCCGAGGCCCGCTCCCGGCTGGCCTGCTTCGACACCTCAGTCCTGCACGGGCCTGTGGCGGACACCCAGGCCGAGCTGGACGCCCTGAGCCAGCAACTGTATAGCGGCCTGGCAGCGGGAAAGTTCGTGCAGGACTGCGCCGAGCTGTTCCGCCTGAAAGTGGCCCTGGTCGAAACGGCGGGCCGGGCCGTGGATTTGGAGCTGCAGGCCACGGGCGGGCTGGCCTACCTGTCGGGCCGCGCCGATGGCCTGATGCGGCGCTGGCGCGAACAGGCATTCTTGCCACTCATCACACCCAGTGTGGTGCAGCTTCAGACCCAGCTGGCCCAGGCTGGGCAACCTTACACCGGCACCCCTACCAGGCAGGCGGCGGTATGA
- a CDS encoding ABC transporter ATP-binding protein — protein sequence MTATPVLSARNLAVRYGSQAVLQGFDLQVAPGEIVAVLGASGVGKSSLLRILAGLQPAGAGEVQLKGQRLNRPHPAMAFAFQTPSLLPWLNVERNVAFGLDFRHQPALDPAERRLRVAQVLAEVGLEGQGRRFPAQLSGGMAQRAALARSFARQPEVLLLDEPFSALDEVRRSEMQTLLLALLQRHQTAVVLITHDIDEALLLADRVVLLGRPAQETSARQLREWTLDLPRPRAAHSEQLSHLRTEVLRCLFEVQQGNWAASPEGAPQALVS from the coding sequence ATGACGGCAACTCCCGTGCTGAGCGCCAGAAACCTGGCCGTCCGCTACGGTTCTCAGGCAGTGCTGCAGGGCTTTGACCTCCAGGTGGCACCGGGTGAAATCGTCGCGGTGCTGGGGGCCAGCGGCGTGGGCAAATCCAGCTTGCTGCGTATCCTGGCCGGGCTGCAACCGGCAGGAGCCGGAGAAGTGCAGCTGAAGGGCCAGCGGCTGAACAGGCCGCACCCGGCGATGGCCTTTGCTTTTCAGACGCCCAGTCTGCTGCCCTGGCTGAATGTGGAGCGCAACGTGGCCTTCGGGCTGGATTTTCGCCACCAGCCGGCGCTGGACCCTGCTGAAAGACGCCTCCGGGTGGCGCAGGTGCTGGCCGAAGTGGGGCTGGAAGGCCAGGGCCGCCGCTTCCCGGCGCAGCTCTCAGGCGGGATGGCGCAGCGGGCGGCGCTGGCCCGCAGCTTTGCCCGACAGCCGGAAGTGCTGCTGCTGGACGAACCCTTCAGCGCCCTAGACGAGGTGCGCCGCAGCGAAATGCAGACCCTGCTGCTGGCCCTGCTGCAACGCCACCAGACGGCTGTGGTCCTGATTACCCACGATATTGACGAAGCGCTGCTGCTGGCGGACCGGGTGGTCCTGCTGGGCCGCCCCGCTCAGGAGACTTCTGCGCGGCAACTGCGCGAGTGGACGCTGGACCTTCCGCGCCCCCGCGCCGCGCACTCCGAGCAGCTAAGCCACCTGCGCACCGAGGTGCTGCGCTGCCTGTTCGAAGTGCAGCAGGGCAACTGGGCTGCCTCCCCAGAGGGTGCCCCTCAGGCGCTGGTCAGCTGA
- a CDS encoding ABC transporter substrate-binding protein: MCHDHAFAFTAPYSRREFVRLAGLLSASAGSATLLGGCTPRQPDPDEPVRVGYLPITDAAPLLAMHGLGYLEAEGLSAEKPRLFRSWSQLVEAFVFGHVNVVHLLSPLPIWMRYSAQVPTRIVAWSHVDGSALTVAPDITEVSDLAGRTVALPFWYSVHNVLAQRLLREAGLNPVVSARDARGERDVQLVVMAPSDMVPALKAGQIAGFVVAEPFGALAESLGAGRVQRLSGDVWKEHACCVVTMHDRDIEGRPNWTQKVVNALTRAQLWLNSHPAEAAHLLSAEGEQRYTPHKPAVLGRVLQHELPAQYLQSGAVQHPEWQERRIAFRPYPYPTYTEELVRQLREVRVEGDTTFLQRLDPAQVAREVVTDRFVTQAMQAQGGPAAFGLSGYSRTETFSAPAQGPV, from the coding sequence GTGTGCCATGACCACGCTTTTGCGTTTACTGCTCCCTACTCACGCCGCGAGTTCGTTCGCCTGGCCGGTCTGCTGAGCGCTTCTGCCGGGAGCGCTACGCTGCTGGGCGGCTGCACTCCCCGTCAGCCGGACCCGGATGAGCCGGTGCGTGTCGGCTACCTGCCCATCACCGACGCGGCTCCACTGCTGGCGATGCACGGCCTGGGCTACCTGGAAGCCGAGGGCCTGAGTGCCGAGAAGCCCCGGTTGTTCCGCAGCTGGTCACAGCTGGTCGAAGCTTTTGTGTTCGGGCATGTCAATGTGGTTCATTTGCTCTCTCCCCTCCCCATCTGGATGCGCTATAGCGCGCAGGTGCCTACGCGCATTGTGGCCTGGAGCCATGTGGACGGCTCAGCGCTGACTGTTGCGCCAGATATCACCGAGGTGTCCGACCTGGCGGGCCGGACGGTGGCGCTGCCCTTCTGGTATTCAGTACATAACGTGCTGGCCCAGCGCCTGCTGCGTGAAGCGGGCCTGAATCCGGTGGTCAGTGCGCGTGACGCCAGAGGAGAGCGGGACGTACAGCTGGTGGTGATGGCTCCCAGCGACATGGTGCCCGCCCTGAAAGCAGGCCAGATCGCCGGTTTCGTGGTGGCCGAGCCATTCGGTGCCCTGGCCGAAAGCCTGGGCGCAGGCCGGGTGCAGCGCCTGAGCGGCGACGTGTGGAAGGAACACGCCTGCTGCGTGGTCACCATGCATGACCGCGATATCGAGGGCCGACCCAATTGGACCCAAAAAGTAGTGAATGCCCTGACCCGCGCCCAGCTCTGGCTGAACAGTCACCCGGCAGAGGCCGCTCACCTGCTCTCCGCAGAAGGCGAGCAGCGCTACACCCCCCACAAACCGGCTGTACTGGGGCGGGTGTTGCAGCACGAGCTGCCCGCGCAGTACCTGCAAAGTGGCGCAGTGCAGCACCCGGAGTGGCAGGAGCGGCGCATCGCTTTTCGCCCCTACCCGTACCCCACCTACACCGAGGAACTTGTCCGGCAGCTGAGGGAAGTGCGCGTGGAAGGAGACACCACCTTTTTGCAGCGCCTGGACCCGGCTCAGGTGGCCCGCGAGGTCGTGACGGACCGGTTCGTGACCCAGGCCATGCAGGCTCAGGGTGGCCCCGCCGCCTTCGGGCTGAGCGGATACAGCCGCACCGAGACCTTCTCTGCGCCTGCCCAGGGGCCGGTATGA
- a CDS encoding ABC transporter permease, with amino-acid sequence MSLAASSPEAQGKSGRPFPFPVELLGLLGLGLLWWLLTLPAMTGTPFLGQFSPGAALPALTRLLAEGTLWEHLLVSLKRVMVGLGLAFVIGAPLGLLVGSSRLLERATEPAFQLLRMISPLSWMPLAVMVLGVGDAPIYLLLALAGLWPILFAAAGGVKNLNASWLDLGRSLSATRGEMFWHITLPGILGSLLQGVRLAIGTLWILLVPCEMLGVRAGLGYFILDTRDRLAYPELMATVVLIGLLGYLLDAAARWLVGRFQGNT; translated from the coding sequence ATGAGCCTGGCCGCTTCTTCCCCTGAGGCGCAGGGCAAGTCCGGGCGTCCTTTCCCCTTTCCGGTAGAACTGCTGGGCCTGCTGGGGCTGGGGCTGCTGTGGTGGCTCCTGACCCTCCCTGCTATGACCGGCACCCCCTTTCTGGGGCAGTTCTCGCCCGGCGCGGCGCTGCCAGCCCTGACCCGTCTCCTGGCGGAAGGCACCCTCTGGGAGCACCTGCTGGTCAGCCTGAAGCGGGTCATGGTGGGACTGGGCCTGGCCTTCGTGATAGGTGCGCCGCTGGGACTGTTGGTGGGATCGTCCCGCCTGCTGGAGCGGGCCACCGAACCGGCCTTTCAGCTGCTGCGTATGATTTCCCCGCTCTCGTGGATGCCGCTGGCGGTGATGGTTCTCGGCGTAGGCGACGCGCCCATCTATTTGCTGCTGGCGCTGGCTGGCCTGTGGCCGATCCTGTTTGCCGCAGCTGGTGGGGTCAAGAACCTGAATGCCAGCTGGCTGGACCTGGGGCGCAGCCTCAGCGCCACACGGGGGGAGATGTTCTGGCATATCACCCTGCCGGGCATTCTGGGGTCACTGCTCCAGGGCGTGCGCCTGGCGATAGGTACGCTCTGGATTCTGCTGGTGCCCTGCGAGATGCTGGGCGTGCGGGCCGGTCTGGGCTACTTCATCCTGGATACCCGTGACCGCCTGGCCTACCCGGAACTGATGGCGACGGTGGTCCTGATCGGGCTGCTGGGCTATCTGCTGGACGCCGCTGCCCGCTGGCTGGTGGGGCGGTTCCAGGGGAACACCTGA
- a CDS encoding TetR/AcrR family transcriptional regulator produces the protein MSKPTAVQQRTFEHLITTAERLMNSGTTPSVAELAEAASVSRATAHRYFSSQADIVSALASHTMIPIRYWEPVTQDARARLHELLDFTFSQLTDAEVHHRAILQVHLTNWAEAYPEQATPNRGHRRELLWRAVEPLVGQLPQVHLERLVQTLSPFFGIELFLVFRDMWGLDDSAVLDRAHWMIDSLYERALADAAGSGHQSKEPPK, from the coding sequence ATGAGCAAACCTACCGCCGTCCAGCAGCGCACTTTTGAGCACCTGATCACCACGGCCGAGCGCCTGATGAACAGTGGCACCACTCCAAGTGTTGCTGAATTGGCGGAAGCGGCCAGTGTATCGCGGGCAACGGCTCACCGTTACTTTTCCAGTCAGGCCGATATCGTTTCTGCGCTGGCCAGCCATACGATGATTCCTATTCGTTACTGGGAACCGGTTACCCAGGATGCCCGGGCAAGACTGCACGAGTTGCTGGACTTCACATTCAGTCAGCTCACCGATGCCGAGGTTCATCACCGGGCGATCTTGCAAGTCCATCTGACCAACTGGGCAGAAGCTTATCCAGAGCAAGCTACGCCAAACCGGGGGCACCGCCGTGAGCTGCTCTGGCGGGCGGTAGAACCGCTGGTTGGACAACTTCCCCAGGTCCATCTCGAGCGGTTGGTACAGACCCTTTCCCCCTTCTTCGGCATAGAGCTTTTTTTAGTGTTCCGCGATATGTGGGGACTTGACGATTCTGCAGTGCTTGACCGCGCCCACTGGATGATTGACAGCCTGTACGAACGCGCCTTGGCAGACGCTGCTGGGAGTGGCCACCAGAGTAAGGAGCCACCAAAGTGA
- a CDS encoding IS4 family transposase, whose translation MIAARSINHHDLSAHMPGISMPQAKKRRADRTFRDEQLDMDFFIALLVVHLPPGKVLLSLDRTNWEHGETPINFLVLGAVVHGFTLPLIWVPLDESGNSHTYARMWLVLKLLRVLPAKRWQGLVADREFIGAEWFRFLRRQGIKRAIRIRHSDMLDDMNGKEWFKHVQHGHFHEIDEKVFVFGELMRVVATRSSTGDLVIIATDFSARKTWKLYKQRWSIECTFSSFKKRGFDLERTGMTERSRLQRLFGLVTLAWMFCLRLGVWLSQTQSIPILKHGRRAVSLVRYGAQYLVDALRWKPKQFMAILDLLTQPFCPPGGAGSEVVTH comes from the coding sequence ATGATTGCCGCGAGGAGCATCAATCATCACGACCTGAGTGCCCACATGCCGGGTATCAGCATGCCCCAGGCTAAGAAAAGGCGGGCAGACCGCACCTTCCGGGATGAGCAGCTGGACATGGACTTTTTCATCGCTCTGCTCGTCGTCCATCTTCCACCGGGGAAGGTGTTGCTGAGTCTGGACCGCACCAATTGGGAGCATGGGGAAACGCCCATCAATTTTCTGGTGCTTGGAGCCGTGGTTCATGGCTTCACCCTGCCCCTGATTTGGGTTCCTCTTGATGAGTCCGGGAACAGCCACACCTACGCCCGTATGTGGTTGGTATTGAAGCTCCTCCGCGTCTTGCCAGCGAAACGCTGGCAAGGCCTGGTGGCTGACCGTGAGTTCATCGGTGCGGAGTGGTTCCGTTTTCTCCGTCGTCAAGGCATCAAGCGGGCGATCCGCATTCGGCACAGCGACATGCTGGACGACATGAATGGGAAGGAATGGTTTAAGCACGTCCAGCACGGTCATTTCCATGAAATCGACGAAAAGGTGTTCGTGTTTGGCGAACTCATGCGGGTGGTCGCGACGAGGTCATCCACAGGTGACCTCGTCATCATTGCCACAGATTTCAGCGCTCGGAAGACCTGGAAGCTGTACAAGCAGCGCTGGTCAATCGAGTGCACCTTCAGCAGCTTCAAGAAGCGAGGCTTCGACCTGGAGCGGACTGGGATGACGGAAAGGAGCCGTCTTCAGCGGCTCTTCGGCCTTGTGACACTGGCCTGGATGTTTTGTTTGCGCCTGGGGGTCTGGCTCAGCCAGACCCAGTCCATCCCCATTCTCAAGCATGGTCGTAGAGCGGTCAGTCTGGTGCGGTACGGTGCTCAGTATCTCGTGGATGCCTTACGGTGGAAACCCAAACAGTTCATGGCTATCCTAGACCTGTTGACCCAGCCTTTTTGCCCACCAGGAGGGGCTGGAAGTGAAGTTGTCACCCACTGA
- a CDS encoding protein kinase domain-containing protein produces the protein MEYVPGGQTLEERIVCGRRPTLAWRIQTLQNILGAVQLAHSEGVIHRDLSLSNILFDADENTIKLSDFGTQWVTTSLPAPPGGQKGWVNRSRIAMNCLGFHRKASTRY, from the coding sequence CTGGAATATGTTCCCGGTGGTCAAACACTGGAAGAACGAATAGTTTGTGGCCGTCGTCCCACCCTAGCTTGGCGGATTCAGACACTCCAGAACATTCTTGGTGCAGTACAGCTAGCACATAGCGAGGGCGTTATTCATCGTGATCTCAGCCTCAGCAATATTCTCTTTGACGCAGACGAGAACACAATCAAGCTCAGTGATTTCGGTACTCAGTGGGTGACAACTTCACTTCCAGCCCCTCCTGGTGGGCAAAAAGGCTGGGTCAACAGGTCTAGGATAGCCATGAACTGTTTGGGTTTCCACCGTAAGGCATCCACGAGATACTGA
- a CDS encoding transposase — MYKQVSGERAHILSQRILDIPETLYQQRSLQASLHLFHSPGQKTNFSQAEGVSPSALSRFFNIYDWDSDRCWEEMQDTQWRMLLDAARHKRRPRLRLSVDLTTVEKVGTQLPYVSVYNGRHGIHLVVLFAEYGELKFPISYRVYQGKHTSTPVTLALDLLEEVPDFIKKRFRVRVLADSGFESAVFLDGVQRLGFEFVVGVRSNRRTDHPGQVTVADCPHGGYVNLANWPLETLTLGRMDRGDREFFAVSSELLEGKDILAEGKRRWALESFFKEGKHQFGLAQFALRTARGLDRWILMVFLAFTLTMLYRSEDMTLKEAARLALYTLFPEVWLNHLLSQLQKEQEFLHQHGYSLSYARCNL; from the coding sequence GTGTACAAACAGGTTTCAGGGGAGCGCGCCCATATTCTCTCACAGCGGATTCTGGATATTCCAGAGACGCTGTATCAGCAGCGAAGCTTGCAAGCTTCGCTGCACCTCTTCCACAGTCCAGGTCAGAAGACCAACTTCAGCCAGGCTGAGGGAGTCAGTCCCAGTGCACTCAGCCGTTTCTTCAACATCTATGACTGGGATTCAGACCGCTGCTGGGAAGAGATGCAGGACACCCAATGGCGCATGTTGCTGGACGCGGCTCGTCACAAACGCAGACCTCGTCTGCGTCTCAGTGTGGATCTGACCACGGTGGAAAAGGTGGGGACTCAACTGCCCTACGTCAGCGTCTACAACGGCAGGCACGGCATTCATCTGGTGGTCCTGTTCGCCGAATATGGGGAACTGAAGTTCCCCATTTCTTACCGGGTCTACCAGGGCAAGCACACCAGCACCCCGGTCACTCTGGCGCTCGACCTACTGGAAGAGGTGCCGGACTTCATCAAGAAACGTTTCCGGGTACGTGTCCTAGCGGACAGTGGATTCGAATCCGCTGTCTTTCTGGACGGTGTGCAGCGCCTGGGTTTCGAGTTCGTGGTGGGTGTGCGGAGCAACCGACGCACAGACCATCCTGGACAGGTGACGGTTGCGGACTGTCCGCATGGGGGGTACGTCAACCTCGCCAACTGGCCTCTGGAAACGCTGACCCTGGGGAGGATGGACCGTGGGGACCGTGAATTCTTCGCGGTGTCGTCTGAGCTGTTAGAGGGGAAGGACATCCTTGCTGAAGGAAAACGGCGCTGGGCACTGGAGTCGTTTTTCAAAGAAGGGAAGCATCAGTTTGGGTTGGCGCAGTTCGCGCTGCGAACTGCCAGGGGTCTGGACCGCTGGATTTTGATGGTCTTCCTGGCCTTCACCCTGACCATGCTGTACCGCTCTGAGGACATGACCCTGAAAGAGGCAGCCCGCCTGGCTCTCTACACCCTGTTCCCCGAAGTCTGGCTCAACCACCTGCTGAGCCAGCTTCAAAAAGAGCAAGAATTCCTCCACCAGCACGGCTATTCGCTCAGCTATGCAAGGTGCAACTTATGA